A stretch of the Poseidonibacter parvus genome encodes the following:
- a CDS encoding DUF1826 domain-containing protein — translation MLNEKNFNFAGQSISSKPFETMPVSYGYRAQDNNPTVFGDIYQSDINIAIWQRKLPTALQNSVKTFLESNPTFEKKMILTPQDALSRVSESFNNNMTEVSEDIANLVDMFCYLFELKQAAMRLNVLDQAMCPKFHVDRVPCRLVTTYQSIASEWLPHEVIDHTKLGWGSNGLPDSESGLYQSESDIQQLSCGDVALLKGTLWEGNENTGLVHRSPVVPANEKRLILTLDFN, via the coding sequence ATGCTGAATGAAAAGAATTTCAATTTTGCTGGTCAATCTATTAGCTCCAAACCTTTTGAAACAATGCCAGTAAGCTATGGATATAGGGCTCAGGATAATAATCCAACGGTTTTTGGTGATATCTATCAATCAGATATCAATATAGCTATTTGGCAGCGTAAGTTACCTACGGCTTTGCAAAATTCAGTGAAAACGTTTTTGGAATCAAATCCTACATTTGAAAAAAAAATGATCTTAACTCCACAAGACGCACTCTCACGTGTTAGCGAATCTTTTAATAACAATATGACCGAAGTGAGCGAAGATATTGCCAATCTTGTTGATATGTTTTGTTATTTATTTGAACTTAAACAAGCTGCCATGCGCTTGAATGTTTTAGATCAAGCGATGTGTCCTAAATTTCATGTTGATAGAGTGCCTTGCCGCCTTGTGACAACTTATCAAAGTATAGCCTCAGAATGGCTACCACACGAGGTGATTGATCACACAAAACTAGGGTGGGGTAGTAATGGCTTGCCTGATAGTGAATCGGGTCTTTACCAAAGTGAAAGTGATATCCAGCAACTAAGTTGTGGCGATGTTGCATTACTCAAAGGTACACTTTGGGAAGGCAATGAAAATACAGGCTTAGTCCACCGTTCACCTGTAGTGCCAGCTAATGAAAAGCGTTTGATATTAACTCTGGATTTTAATTGA